The Salinirubellus salinus genome segment ACCCGACAGCTCCGGGCCGAGGCCAGCCTCTACGAGAATCGTCGAGGTGAGGCGATGAACATGCAGGGCCTCTCGACGCTCGCGGGGAACCTGCTCCGGGGGCTCCCGGTCGGCATCGTCCTCGGCGGCGTCGACGAGGAGGGGTCGCACCTCTACCAGGTCGACGGCGCCGGCGGCGTCCTCGTCGAGGACCAGTACACCGCGACCGGCTCGGGGATGCAGATCGCGACCGGTACCCTCGAGGACCGGTTCGACCCCGAGGGGGGCATCGAGGACGCGCAACTCGCTGCGGGCGACGCCATCGCCGCCGCCAGCGAGCGTGACACCGCCTCGGGCAACGGCTTCGTCCTCGCCGTCGTCACCGAGGATGGTGTCGAGGTCGACGCCTACAAGTCCACGGAGGAGGTCCGATAATGCAGAACTCACAGCAGCAGGCCTACGACCGCGGTATCACCATCTTCTCGCCGGACGGCCGGCTCTATCAGGTCGAGTACGCACGCGAGGCAGTGAAGCGCGGGTCGCCGAGCGTCGGCGTCCGGACCCACGATGGCGTCGTGCTCCTCGCCGGCGGCCGCGTGCGCTCGTCACTGCAGGTGCCCGACAGCGTCGAGAAGATCCACAAGATCGACGACCACATCGGCATCGCGAGCGCGGGCCACGCTGCCGACGCCCGCCAGCTCGTCGACTTCGCCCGCCGGC includes the following:
- a CDS encoding proteasome subunit beta, encoding MVGTQDPTRYELGTPPRLDKELSGDAQTYDTGTTTVGIRTDEGVVLGTDRRASLGGRFVANKDVVKVEQVHPTAAVTISGSVGGAQAYTRQLRAEASLYENRRGEAMNMQGLSTLAGNLLRGLPVGIVLGGVDEEGSHLYQVDGAGGVLVEDQYTATGSGMQIATGTLEDRFDPEGGIEDAQLAAGDAIAAASERDTASGNGFVLAVVTEDGVEVDAYKSTEEVR